Proteins encoded within one genomic window of Congzhengia minquanensis:
- the mnmG gene encoding tRNA uridine-5-carboxymethylaminomethyl(34) synthesis enzyme MnmG, translated as MEENSGFPQIPENACYLAESYDVVVVGAGHAGCEAALASARLGAKTAVFALNLDSVANMPCNPSIGGTAKGHLVREIDALGGEMGKAADKTFLQSRMLNRGKGPAVYSLRVQSDRRAYQQVMKHTLELTENLDLKQAEVTSLFIENNQVLGVVTHTGAFYPAKCVVIASGTYLKGKIIIGDTAYAGGPDGTRAAEGLSASLLACGVQLMRFKTGTPARVNRSTVDFSKMERQDGDETITPFSFETENPGENKESCYLTYTNAETHKIIMDNLHRSPLYSGKIEGVGPRYCPSIEDKVVRFHDKERHQLFIEPMGENTEEMYVQGMSSSLPEDVQIKMLRSIKGLENVKMMRTAYAIEYDCIDPTQLDLTLEFKEIRGLFGAGQFNGSSGYEEAAAQGLIAGINAARKTQGKPPVALDRSTSYIGTLIDDLVTKGTHEPYRMMTSRSEYRLLLRQDNADARLTPLGHEIGLISDRRYALFCKKQERIEGEIKRLEKIVLPPSDAVLSFLKEHGSTPISTGAKFCDLLKRPELDYRGLISLIGEEQGLTGQEAEEVEILIKYEGYIARQQKQVEQFKKLEERRLPEGIDYEKIDGLRIEARQKLVKMRPSSIGQAGRISGVSPADISVLLVYLEQNRL; from the coding sequence ATGGAAGAAAACAGCGGTTTTCCGCAAATCCCGGAGAATGCGTGCTACCTTGCAGAAAGCTACGACGTTGTCGTTGTGGGCGCAGGGCACGCGGGCTGCGAGGCGGCATTGGCCTCAGCCAGGCTGGGCGCAAAAACGGCGGTGTTTGCCTTAAATTTAGACAGCGTGGCCAACATGCCCTGCAATCCGTCAATCGGCGGAACCGCCAAGGGCCACCTTGTGCGGGAAATCGACGCTTTGGGCGGCGAAATGGGCAAGGCGGCGGACAAAACCTTTTTGCAGTCGCGAATGCTAAACCGCGGCAAAGGGCCGGCTGTTTACTCCCTTCGAGTGCAGTCTGACAGGCGGGCATACCAGCAGGTAATGAAGCATACCCTTGAGCTGACTGAAAACTTAGACTTAAAACAGGCCGAGGTCACATCGCTTTTTATAGAAAATAATCAGGTTTTAGGCGTTGTAACCCACACGGGCGCGTTTTATCCGGCGAAGTGCGTCGTCATTGCCAGCGGCACCTATTTAAAGGGAAAAATTATCATCGGAGACACGGCTTACGCCGGCGGGCCGGACGGAACCAGGGCAGCGGAAGGGCTGTCTGCGTCTTTGCTTGCGTGCGGCGTGCAGCTTATGCGGTTTAAAACCGGCACCCCTGCCAGAGTGAACCGGAGTACCGTGGACTTTTCTAAAATGGAACGTCAGGACGGGGACGAAACCATCACGCCCTTTTCCTTTGAAACCGAAAATCCGGGAGAGAATAAAGAATCCTGTTATTTAACATATACAAATGCAGAAACGCATAAAATTATCATGGACAACCTGCACCGCTCACCGCTTTACAGCGGCAAAATCGAGGGCGTCGGCCCGCGGTATTGCCCTTCGATTGAAGATAAGGTCGTGCGGTTTCACGATAAAGAACGCCACCAGCTTTTTATCGAGCCGATGGGCGAAAATACCGAAGAAATGTACGTGCAGGGCATGTCGTCCAGCTTGCCGGAGGACGTGCAGATAAAAATGCTCAGAAGCATAAAGGGCTTAGAAAACGTAAAAATGATGCGCACAGCCTACGCCATTGAGTATGACTGTATCGACCCCACCCAGCTGGATTTAACGCTGGAATTTAAAGAAATCCGCGGCCTGTTCGGCGCAGGACAGTTTAATGGCAGCTCCGGCTATGAGGAGGCGGCGGCCCAGGGCTTAATTGCCGGGATTAACGCGGCAAGAAAAACCCAGGGAAAGCCCCCCGTGGCGCTGGACCGTTCCACCAGCTATATCGGAACGCTGATTGACGATTTGGTGACCAAAGGTACCCATGAGCCATACCGGATGATGACGTCGCGGTCGGAATACCGGCTTTTGCTCCGGCAGGACAATGCCGATGCAAGACTCACCCCCCTGGGCCATGAAATCGGCTTAATTTCAGACCGGCGGTATGCATTATTTTGTAAAAAGCAGGAAAGAATTGAAGGGGAAATAAAACGGCTTGAAAAAATAGTGCTTCCGCCGTCAGATGCAGTGCTGTCCTTTTTAAAGGAACACGGCTCAACCCCGATCTCTACCGGCGCAAAGTTCTGCGATTTGCTAAAACGCCCCGAGCTTGACTATAGGGGGCTAATCTCTCTGATTGGCGAAGAGCAGGGCCTTACCGGGCAGGAGGCCGAGGAAGTCGAAATTTTGATAAAATACGAGGGATACATTGCCCGGCAGCAAAAACAGGTGGAACAGTTTAAAAAGTTAGAAGAGCGCAGATTGCCGGAGGGGATTGACTATGAAAAAATTGACGGACTGCGGATTGAAGCAAGACAAAAGCTTGTGAAAATGCGCCCGTCCTCCATTGGCCAGGCGGGAAGAATTTCCGGGGTAAGCCCGGCGGACATCTCGGTTCTTTTGGTGTATTTAGAGCAGAACCGCCTGTAA
- a CDS encoding YicC/YloC family endoribonuclease: MIKSMTGYGRCEHIDENRKIVIDIRSVNSRYCDISVKVPRAYGYLEDKIKETVSGEISRGKVEVFVYIENYTNEDKVVSLDHVLAENYYNVLKELKETYNLRNDICLSDLSRFSDIFITRQQEEDKDKVWEMVSACLNGAVEDFVAMRLREGGRLRENLVSRASAIQDLIAEIETRTPQIVEEYSKKLKERMTELLGNFQIDESRLLTEVGIMADRVCIDEELVRLKSHFKELEKILALSEPVGRKLDFLVQEINRETNTIGSKANDFGIAKHVVEIKSEIEKLREQIQNIE; the protein is encoded by the coding sequence ATGATAAAGAGCATGACAGGCTACGGCCGCTGCGAACACATTGACGAAAACAGAAAAATCGTGATAGACATTCGTTCTGTCAACTCCAGATACTGCGACATTTCCGTGAAAGTCCCCAGAGCCTACGGCTATCTGGAGGATAAAATTAAGGAAACCGTGTCCGGCGAAATATCCCGGGGCAAGGTTGAGGTTTTTGTTTACATAGAAAACTATACCAATGAGGATAAGGTCGTCAGCTTAGACCATGTTTTAGCTGAAAACTATTATAATGTTTTAAAAGAGCTGAAAGAAACATATAATTTAAGAAACGACATCTGCCTGTCAGACCTTTCGCGCTTTTCCGATATCTTCATTACGCGCCAGCAGGAGGAGGATAAAGACAAGGTCTGGGAGATGGTGTCCGCCTGCTTAAACGGCGCAGTGGAGGACTTTGTTGCCATGCGGCTCCGGGAAGGCGGGCGCCTGCGGGAAAACCTGGTGTCGCGTGCGTCGGCAATTCAGGACTTAATTGCCGAAATTGAAACGCGCACGCCGCAGATTGTGGAGGAATATTCCAAAAAATTGAAAGAGAGAATGACCGAACTTCTGGGCAATTTTCAAATTGACGAGTCGCGTCTTTTAACTGAGGTGGGCATTATGGCCGACCGTGTCTGCATCGACGAAGAACTGGTCCGCTTAAAAAGCCATTTCAAAGAATTGGAAAAAATTCTTGCGCTGTCTGAGCCTGTGGGCCGGAAATTAGACTTCCTGGTGCAGGAGATTAACCGGGAAACCAACACCATCGGCTCAAAGGCGAACGACTTTGGAATTGCGAAACATGTTGTGGAGATAAAATCTGAAATAGAAAAGCTGCGGGAGCAAATTCAGAATATAGAGTAA
- the remA gene encoding extracellular matrix/biofilm regulator RemA, which translates to MKLINIGFGNIISANRLVAIVSPESAPIKRVIQDARDRGMLIDATYGRRTRAVIIMDSDHIILSAVQPGTVAHRLDENAVVEEPEESGDEDDEA; encoded by the coding sequence ATGAAGCTTATCAATATCGGATTCGGTAACATTATTTCAGCAAACCGGCTGGTGGCCATTGTCAGCCCGGAATCGGCGCCGATTAAGCGCGTGATTCAGGACGCAAGAGACCGCGGCATGTTAATTGATGCAACGTATGGCAGACGCACCCGGGCCGTGATTATTATGGACAGCGACCATATCATTCTGTCTGCCGTTCAGCCCGGCACCGTGGCCCACAGGCTGGATGAAAACGCCGTGGTTGAAGAGCCGGAGGAATCGGGGGACGAAGACGATGAAGCCTAA
- the gmk gene encoding guanylate kinase codes for MKPNRGLLVVLSGPSGSGKGTVLKRAMQKNEQLELSVSVTTRAPREGEIDGVNYYFLTPEAFQNLLVEDGLLEWAEFCGNFYGTPREKIEQRLNEGKDVVLEIEVQGAMKVRAAFPDAVLIFNLPPSLEELKNRLIGRQTEPPEVVEKRMNTAVWELSQAENYDYVIVNDNVEDAANAFLSILSSEKCKTARNKALLAHF; via the coding sequence ATGAAGCCTAACCGCGGACTTTTGGTGGTGCTGTCGGGTCCTTCCGGCTCCGGCAAGGGAACGGTTCTTAAGCGGGCAATGCAAAAAAATGAACAGCTCGAATTATCCGTTTCCGTCACCACAAGGGCGCCCAGAGAGGGCGAAATTGACGGCGTAAATTATTATTTTTTAACGCCCGAAGCGTTTCAGAATTTGCTGGTGGAAGACGGGCTTTTGGAGTGGGCCGAATTTTGCGGAAATTTCTACGGCACACCCCGTGAGAAAATTGAACAGCGGTTAAACGAGGGAAAAGATGTGGTGCTGGAAATTGAAGTGCAGGGTGCGATGAAGGTGCGTGCGGCGTTCCCCGACGCGGTGCTGATTTTTAATCTGCCCCCGTCTTTGGAGGAGCTGAAAAACAGGCTTATCGGAAGACAAACAGAACCGCCGGAGGTTGTGGAAAAGCGGATGAACACCGCGGTTTGGGAGCTTTCCCAGGCAGAAAATTATGACTATGTGATTGTAAACGACAATGTGGAGGACGCGGCGAATGCGTTTCTTTCCATTTTAAGCAGTGAAAAATGTAAAACAGCGAGAAACAAGGCGTTGCTTGCGCATTTTTAA
- the rpoZ gene encoding DNA-directed RNA polymerase subunit omega — MMLYPSIVDLLEKAGSKYSLVIAASKRAREICEEGEEEGEPLDGARGISQAAEEIADGTLSIINYEGTDGIIEKVLHNTEELYAEAGKETENNAEGEAAPEDEQEND; from the coding sequence ATGATGCTATACCCGTCTATTGTAGACCTTTTGGAGAAAGCGGGCAGTAAATACAGCTTGGTGATCGCGGCTTCTAAGCGCGCGCGGGAAATCTGCGAGGAAGGGGAGGAAGAAGGCGAACCCTTAGACGGCGCAAGGGGAATTTCCCAGGCGGCGGAAGAAATTGCCGACGGCACGCTTTCCATCATCAATTACGAGGGCACAGATGGCATTATCGAAAAGGTGCTGCACAACACAGAAGAACTCTATGCAGAAGCCGGCAAAGAAACGGAGAATAACGCTGAAGGGGAAGCTGCGCCGGAAGACGAACAGGAAAATGACTAA
- the rimO gene encoding 30S ribosomal protein S12 methylthiotransferase RimO gives MTNIGIVSLGCPKNRVDTENMLGILGNEGFGIVANPEEADIIIVNTCGFIDAAKEESIATVLEMAEFKKKKCKLLIMAGCLAERYSGDILAELPEVDAVVGTGDYHKIAEVIKKAQSGEKPVLSGHIDDEIPEGLPRILSTGSASAYLKIADGCDNKCTYCVIPKLRGKYRSRPMEDILSEAEALAKEGVRELIVIAQDTTRYGYDLYGEEKLSALLTRLCQIEAVHWVRVHYMYPESITDSMIEVFAANEKLVNYMDIPIQHINDRILKLMGRKTTKEQITNLIEKLRSRIPDLTLRTSLIAGFPSETEEEFSELLEFIKSTKFERLGVFAYSQEENTAAARLPEQLEESVKIARQERAMEAQNEISAAHQRSKIGKTVEVLTEGYDEENLMYFGRCAADSIEVDTTTFFAAEDEVLIGSFVKVKILDADSYDCTGVQVE, from the coding sequence ATGACTAACATCGGAATTGTGTCCCTGGGCTGCCCGAAAAACAGGGTAGACACGGAGAACATGCTGGGAATTTTGGGAAACGAGGGCTTCGGCATTGTGGCAAACCCGGAGGAAGCCGACATTATCATTGTCAACACCTGCGGTTTTATCGACGCGGCAAAAGAGGAGTCGATTGCCACCGTTTTGGAAATGGCCGAATTTAAAAAGAAAAAGTGCAAACTGTTGATTATGGCAGGATGCCTGGCGGAACGCTATTCCGGCGATATTTTAGCCGAGCTTCCGGAGGTAGACGCGGTGGTTGGCACCGGAGACTACCACAAAATTGCAGAGGTTATTAAAAAAGCGCAGTCCGGCGAAAAGCCGGTGCTGTCGGGCCATATTGACGACGAAATCCCCGAGGGCCTGCCCCGGATTTTAAGCACCGGGAGCGCAAGCGCATATTTAAAAATTGCCGATGGGTGCGACAACAAATGCACCTACTGCGTTATCCCAAAGCTAAGAGGAAAATACAGAAGCCGCCCCATGGAAGATATCTTGTCGGAAGCGGAGGCGCTGGCAAAAGAGGGCGTGCGGGAGCTGATTGTCATTGCGCAGGACACCACGCGCTACGGCTATGACCTCTATGGGGAAGAAAAACTTTCCGCGCTCCTTACGCGGCTGTGCCAAATCGAGGCTGTCCATTGGGTGCGGGTGCACTATATGTACCCCGAATCCATAACGGACAGCATGATAGAGGTTTTTGCGGCCAACGAAAAGCTCGTGAACTATATGGATATTCCCATTCAGCATATTAATGACCGTATCTTAAAGCTCATGGGCAGAAAAACCACAAAGGAACAGATAACGAACTTAATTGAAAAACTTCGGAGCAGAATCCCGGATTTAACCCTTCGTACCTCGCTCATTGCGGGCTTCCCGTCGGAAACGGAGGAAGAGTTTTCAGAGCTTTTGGAATTTATTAAAAGTACAAAGTTTGAACGGCTGGGCGTTTTTGCGTATTCACAGGAAGAAAACACCGCCGCCGCCCGCCTTCCGGAACAACTTGAAGAAAGCGTGAAGATTGCACGGCAGGAGCGGGCAATGGAAGCGCAGAACGAAATTTCGGCGGCGCACCAAAGAAGCAAAATCGGCAAAACCGTGGAGGTGCTGACGGAAGGGTACGACGAAGAGAACCTAATGTATTTCGGAAGATGCGCCGCGGATTCTATCGAGGTGGATACCACTACGTTTTTTGCTGCGGAAGACGAAGTTTTAATTGGCAGCTTTGTAAAAGTGAAAATTTTAGACGCCGACAGCTACGACTGCACTGGTGTGCAGGTAGAGTGA
- the pgsA gene encoding CDP-diacylglycerol--glycerol-3-phosphate 3-phosphatidyltransferase, which yields MNTPNKLTLLRVIMIPLFIVFFLYDFVPYSNIIAIVLFAAAFFTDWLDGRLARKNNQVTNFGKIMDPLADKVLVSAAMVCLTWTKIVNPWITIVILAREFTVSGIRIAAAAEGNVVAASIWGKLKTSWQFIAITTALIFMQKVLIVDICMWINLILTLFSGVDYVVKNKKYLSYK from the coding sequence TTGAACACACCAAATAAATTAACGCTGCTAAGGGTCATAATGATTCCGCTTTTCATTGTGTTTTTTCTTTATGATTTTGTTCCATATTCCAATATAATTGCCATTGTGCTGTTCGCGGCCGCATTTTTTACCGACTGGCTGGACGGCCGCCTGGCAAGAAAAAACAACCAGGTAACAAACTTTGGAAAAATAATGGACCCCCTGGCGGACAAAGTTTTGGTTTCCGCCGCCATGGTGTGCTTAACCTGGACAAAAATCGTGAATCCCTGGATTACGATTGTGATTTTGGCGCGGGAATTTACGGTTTCGGGCATCCGCATAGCGGCGGCGGCCGAGGGCAACGTGGTTGCGGCCAGCATCTGGGGAAAACTGAAAACCTCCTGGCAGTTTATTGCCATAACAACCGCCCTGATTTTTATGCAAAAGGTTCTCATTGTGGATATCTGCATGTGGATAAACCTGATATTAACGCTGTTTTCCGGCGTTGATTACGTGGTGAAAAATAAAAAATACTTGTCTTATAAATAG
- a CDS encoding cupin domain-containing protein, which translates to MNLFDFPKEAFPEEITTVLEENETIRIEKIVSCGQTSGWYDQEENEWVLLLKGEAELEFETHKTRLAPGEYLVIPKHTRHRVLKTTQCIWLCIFYR; encoded by the coding sequence GTGAACTTGTTCGATTTTCCGAAAGAAGCTTTTCCGGAGGAAATTACAACCGTTTTAGAGGAAAACGAAACTATACGAATTGAAAAAATTGTTTCCTGCGGACAGACCTCCGGCTGGTACGACCAGGAGGAAAACGAGTGGGTTCTGCTTTTAAAAGGTGAGGCGGAGCTGGAGTTTGAAACACACAAAACACGCCTCGCCCCAGGAGAATATCTTGTCATTCCCAAACACACCAGACACAGAGTTTTAAAAACAACCCAGTGTATCTGGCTGTGCATATTTTATAGATAA
- a CDS encoding citrate/2-methylcitrate synthase yields MALKNYSAVTPEITALSELCTKNNHITPELYEKHQVKRGLRDLDGKGVVTGLTEISKIVSSKQENGKTVPCEGELYYRGINVKDLVGGFLAEDRFGFEETVYLLLFGELPDGETLNDFCKLLSDARTLPKNFVRDVIMKAPNQDIMNSLAKSVLQLYSYDKNANDISIPNVLRQCLHLIANFPLLSVYAYRAYRHYIKGKGLIIHNPDPKLSTAENILRLLRADKSFTQLEARLLDLSLVLHAEHGGGNNSTFTNHVVTSSGTDTYSAMAASLCSLKGPKHGGANIKVTHMFADIKKHVSDWNDDEEIKAYLLKILNKEAFDRSGLIYGMGHAVYSVSDPRAGVFRGLVGKLSEEKGKTKEFALYNNVARLATEVIAEKRKIYKGVSPNIDFYSGFAYSMMELPEELYTPIFAVARVAGWSAHRIEELINAGKIIRPAYTSVSADRPYVKLADR; encoded by the coding sequence ATGGCATTAAAAAACTATTCGGCGGTCACACCGGAAATTACGGCTCTTTCCGAACTGTGTACAAAAAACAATCACATCACACCGGAGCTTTATGAAAAACACCAGGTAAAAAGAGGCCTCAGGGACTTAGACGGAAAAGGCGTTGTCACGGGGCTGACCGAAATTTCAAAAATTGTTTCATCGAAACAGGAAAACGGCAAAACCGTGCCCTGCGAGGGCGAGCTTTACTACCGCGGCATCAATGTAAAAGACTTGGTCGGCGGCTTTTTGGCGGAAGACCGGTTTGGGTTTGAAGAAACCGTTTACCTGCTGCTGTTTGGCGAGCTGCCGGACGGCGAAACCTTAAACGATTTCTGCAAGCTTTTAAGCGACGCGCGGACGCTTCCGAAAAACTTTGTCCGCGATGTCATTATGAAAGCGCCCAACCAGGATATTATGAATTCCCTGGCAAAAAGCGTTCTTCAGCTTTATTCTTACGATAAAAATGCCAATGACATATCCATTCCCAACGTGCTCCGGCAGTGCCTGCACTTAATTGCGAACTTTCCGCTTCTGTCGGTTTACGCCTACCGCGCCTACCGGCACTATATCAAGGGCAAGGGGCTGATTATCCATAACCCCGACCCGAAGCTTTCCACCGCGGAAAACATTTTAAGGCTGCTTCGGGCGGACAAGTCGTTCACCCAGCTGGAGGCGCGGCTGTTAGATTTGTCCTTAGTGCTTCACGCAGAACACGGCGGCGGCAACAACTCCACCTTTACCAACCACGTTGTAACCTCGTCGGGAACCGACACATACTCTGCCATGGCGGCGTCTTTGTGTTCTTTAAAAGGCCCGAAACACGGCGGCGCAAACATTAAGGTCACCCACATGTTTGCAGACATTAAAAAGCATGTGTCCGACTGGAATGACGACGAGGAAATTAAAGCATACCTTTTAAAAATATTGAACAAAGAGGCTTTCGACCGCTCCGGCCTGATTTACGGCATGGGCCACGCGGTTTATTCTGTTTCCGACCCCCGTGCAGGCGTGTTTCGCGGCTTGGTGGGCAAGCTTTCTGAGGAAAAGGGCAAAACAAAGGAATTTGCGCTTTACAACAACGTGGCGCGGCTGGCCACGGAAGTGATTGCCGAAAAAAGGAAAATTTATAAAGGCGTCAGCCCGAATATTGACTTTTACAGCGGCTTTGCCTATTCTATGATGGAACTGCCGGAAGAGCTTTACACCCCCATTTTCGCGGTGGCAAGAGTGGCAGGCTGGAGCGCCCACAGAATCGAAGAGCTGATTAACGCGGGCAAAATTATCCGCCCTGCATATACCTCAGTGTCTGCCGACCGCCCCTATGTGAAGCTTGCAGACAGATAA
- a CDS encoding aconitate hydratase, translating into MGLTLTEKILKNHIVDGEFKKGTEIGIRIDQTLTQDATGTMAYLEFEAMGIPRVKTERSVAYIDHNTLQSGFENADDHRFIGSVAKKHGIYFSRPGNGICHQVHLERFGVPGKTLIGSDSHTPTGGGIGMLAIGAGGLDVAVAMGGGAYYITYPNIVKVNLTGKLSPWTAAKDVILEVLKRMSVKGGVGKVIEYCGEGVKTLSVPERATITNMGAELGATTSVFPSDEITKAFLKAQKREDVWVPLSADDDAVYDEVIDIDLSQVEPYAACPHMPDNVKPISELGDMKIDQVCIGSCTNSSYQDMMKVAYILKGKTVHPDVSLSIAPGSKQVLNMLAENGALGDMIDAGARILESACGPCIGMGQSPNSGGISLRTFNRNFEGRSGTKDGQIYLVSPETAAVSAISGVLTDPRTLGEMPEIKMPDEFKINDNMIEPPAPVEEMDSVEILRGPNIKPYPETAPLQDELECPCSLKVGDNITTDHIMPAGAKILPLRSNIPKISEHCFTVCDETFPKRAKELGQSIIVGGANYGQGSSREHAALAPLYLGVKIVLVKSFARIHRSNLINAGILPLTFANEADYDKISQGDILCASGLIEAVKNGEDIVIENKTTGDKIKCRSDLSGRAKEIMLAGGLLDFTREALAK; encoded by the coding sequence ATGGGACTTACGCTTACGGAAAAAATTCTCAAAAACCATATTGTGGACGGCGAGTTTAAAAAAGGTACGGAAATCGGAATTAGAATCGACCAGACGCTGACGCAGGACGCAACGGGCACCATGGCCTATTTGGAATTTGAGGCAATGGGAATTCCCCGGGTGAAAACAGAGCGGTCTGTAGCATATATCGACCACAACACCCTGCAATCTGGCTTTGAAAACGCCGACGACCACCGGTTTATCGGCTCGGTGGCAAAAAAGCACGGTATCTATTTTTCGCGCCCGGGTAACGGTATTTGCCATCAGGTGCATTTAGAGCGGTTCGGCGTTCCGGGAAAAACCTTAATCGGGTCTGACAGCCACACCCCCACCGGCGGCGGTATCGGCATGCTGGCCATCGGCGCAGGAGGCTTAGACGTGGCCGTTGCCATGGGCGGCGGCGCGTATTACATAACCTATCCCAACATAGTGAAGGTGAACCTAACCGGAAAACTTTCCCCCTGGACAGCGGCGAAAGACGTTATTTTAGAAGTTTTAAAACGCATGTCTGTCAAAGGCGGCGTGGGCAAGGTGATTGAATATTGCGGCGAGGGCGTAAAAACCCTTTCCGTTCCCGAACGCGCAACGATTACCAACATGGGCGCAGAGCTGGGCGCAACCACTTCTGTTTTCCCGTCTGACGAAATTACAAAAGCGTTTTTAAAGGCGCAGAAAAGGGAAGACGTTTGGGTTCCGCTGTCGGCGGATGACGACGCTGTTTACGACGAGGTCATCGACATCGACTTGTCGCAGGTTGAGCCTTACGCCGCCTGCCCCCACATGCCGGACAATGTAAAACCCATATCGGAGCTGGGAGATATGAAAATCGACCAGGTGTGCATTGGCTCCTGCACCAACAGCTCCTATCAGGACATGATGAAGGTTGCCTATATTTTAAAAGGAAAAACCGTGCACCCCGACGTGTCCCTTTCCATTGCCCCCGGCTCAAAACAGGTGCTGAATATGCTGGCGGAAAACGGCGCGCTGGGAGATATGATTGACGCCGGCGCAAGAATTTTAGAGAGCGCCTGCGGCCCGTGTATCGGTATGGGACAGTCGCCCAATTCCGGCGGTATTTCGCTTCGGACGTTTAACCGAAACTTTGAAGGGCGTTCCGGCACAAAAGACGGACAAATTTATCTCGTGTCCCCTGAAACCGCTGCGGTCTCCGCCATCAGCGGCGTGCTGACAGACCCCAGAACCTTAGGGGAAATGCCGGAAATTAAAATGCCGGACGAATTTAAAATTAACGATAATATGATAGAGCCTCCCGCCCCTGTGGAGGAAATGGACAGTGTGGAAATTCTCCGCGGCCCCAACATTAAGCCCTATCCGGAAACGGCGCCGCTGCAGGACGAATTGGAATGTCCCTGCTCTTTAAAGGTGGGCGACAACATCACAACCGACCACATTATGCCAGCCGGCGCGAAGATTTTGCCCCTGCGCTCGAACATTCCGAAAATTTCTGAGCATTGCTTTACCGTGTGCGACGAAACGTTCCCGAAACGGGCAAAAGAGCTGGGCCAAAGCATTATCGTGGGCGGTGCAAACTACGGCCAGGGCTCGTCCCGGGAGCATGCGGCTTTAGCGCCTTTGTACCTGGGCGTAAAAATTGTGCTGGTAAAATCCTTTGCCAGAATTCACCGCTCTAATTTAATCAACGCCGGAATTTTGCCGTTAACGTTTGCAAACGAGGCCGACTACGACAAAATTTCCCAGGGGGATATCCTCTGCGCAAGCGGCTTAATTGAAGCGGTGAAAAACGGAGAAGACATTGTAATTGAAAACAAAACCACAGGCGATAAAATTAAATGCAGGAGCGACTTAAGCGGCCGCGCAAAAGAAATTATGCTGGCAGGAGGCCTGCTCGATTTTACCCGGGAAGCGCTTGCAAAATAA